Genomic window (Plasmodium vivax scf_7056 genomic scaffold, whole genome shotgun sequence):
TAACAATAAGTACCTAGTGCTAGATGCATCCACCGAGCTGCTCAAATTCACAGCCATCGAAAGTTCAGACTGTTGCAATAGGAACTGTTTGCCCAAAATGTGTATTCccataaatatgaaaatattgacCTACGGAAGGGAACTAAGTCGGCCTGACATTGTAGTCGAGAAGGACTGCTCCTGTACCATGTTGTGCTTAAATAGGCCtacaattaaaatgtatgaCTTTTcaaacaataataataaggaGCTCATCGGGACGATAAAAGCTCCCTTCAGTTGTTGCTCATACAAATTTGACTTATACGATTCTGCCATGAGgaagattatatatatggatGACACCTGTTGCCAGCTtagtattttatttccctgtCCATGTGGTCCTTTTAaatttagcaatttttttctgcgagATGCAAAAACTCATGAGAAGGTCGCTCATTTGCAGAAGGAAGTTCCCTTCTTGAAATTCGTGAAGCGGGACATCGACAATTACACGCTCAACTTCGAACAGGTGCAGAACCCCGAGTGGAAGATGATGCTCCTGGCCTTTTCGCTCTTCATGGACTACATATACTACGAcaaagggtcaagacaattctgcagatatccagcacagtggcggccgctcgagtctagagggcccgcggttcgaaggtaagcctatccctaaccctctcctcggtctcgattctacgcgtaccggtcatcatcaccatcaccattga
Coding sequences:
- a CDS encoding hypothetical protein (encoded by transcript PVX_215290A): MNYNNPYPNMHNYQHQYPMGPPQQQMHMFTNDWKSILAPLKSCRIKQQFDDREFLADFAMGLKLDFNNKYLVLDASTELLKFTAIESSDCCNRNCLPKMCIPINMKILTYGRELSRPDIVVEKDCSCTMLCLNRPTIKMYDFSNNNNKELIGTIKAPFSCCSYKFDLYDSAMRKIIYMDDTCCQLSILFPCPCGPFKFSNFFLRDAKTHEKVAHLQKEVPFLKFVKRDIDNYTLNFEQVQNPEWKMMLLAFSLFMDYIYYDKGSRQFCRYPAQWRPLESRGPAVRR